Proteins from a genomic interval of Plasmodium berghei ANKA genome assembly, chromosome: 6:
- a CDS encoding mitochondrial ribosomal protein S18 precursor, putative: MLLKKNLSLKWLSTYFGKTNRMALPLRFLSSNDVKKIRYNKINNDELCKIEKYKLNEQVEEVKVSKEICSNALFNECLEELYKMKKKVDSNSVEYDNSPVIDELNKEELKITRNIFERINKKKKHVSNLSYKDIYIDPYWNPFKEVNDLKKEITYEFNEYSKLANIIELKKQKRAIKKSLKEQYKLYNPYSDKYNNECNTNDFDNNDKSEKYWNPSFDKRKILNIKTPFIWRHTHLLHNFIGENGLILPRKINYTTRKQQIQIFKSICIARRMALYPYDRKPALDELIPIMDPMQLLVDELTHRYKQNKDLRAQALLKVMINKYPLLNFYKYFCFEANKQKQSQQPHEYNDIFKNELASSKMNNEQDQSPIKSEQKKQENFSKMLEKYKKNYYENSFNY; encoded by the coding sequence atgcttttaaaaaaaaatttatcacTAAAATGGTTATCGACCTATTTTGGAAAAACGAATAGAATGGCATTGCCTTTGAGGTTCCTAAGTAGTAATGATGTAAAAAAGAtaagatataataaaataaataatgatgaattatgtaaaatagagaaatataaattaaatgaacAAGTTGAAGAAGTAAAGGTTTCGAAAGAAATATGCTCAAATGCATTGTTTAATGAATGCTTAgaagaattatataaaatgaaaaaaaaagtagaTAGCAATAGTGTCGAATATGATAATTCTCCTGTTATAgatgaattaaataaagaagaattaaaaattactcgaaatatatttgaaagaataaataaaaaaaaaaaacatgtaTCTAATTTAAGttataaagatatatatatagatcCATATTGGAATCCATTTAAAGAAGTAAATGACcttaaaaaagaaataacaTACGAATTTAATGAATATTCAAAACTAGCTAATATaatagaattaaaaaaacaaaaacgtgcaattaaaaaatctTTAAAAGAgcaatataaattatataatccATATTcagataaatataataatgaatgtAATACAAAtgattttgataataatgataaaagtgaaaaatATTGGAATCCATCTTTTGATAAAAGAAagattttaaatataaaaacaccATTTATTTGGAGGCATACACATTtattacataattttattggGGAAAATGGATTAATTTTACCacgaaaaataaattatactACAAGAAAACAacaaatacaaatttttaaatctaTTTGTATAGCCAGAAGAATGGCTTTATACCCTTATGATAGGAAACCAGCATTAGATGAATTGATCCCTATAATGGATCCTATGCAATTACTTGTTGACGAACTGACTCATagatataaacaaaataaagacTTAAGAGCTCAGGCTCTTCTTAAAGTTATGATTAATAAATATcctttattaaatttttataaatatttttgtttcgaagcaaacaaacaaaaacaATCTCAACAACCTCatgaatataatgatatatttaaaaatgaattggCATCATctaaaatgaataatgaACAAGATCAATCACCTATTAAATcagaacaaaaaaaacaagaaaatttttcaaaaatgttggaaaaatataaaaaaaattattacgAAAACTCATTTAACTACTAA
- a CDS encoding lysine-specific histone demethylase 1, putative: protein MVGSESEGKYIEYINKYSELDKNEVSEKFKNRNSNESLYFEKYKQKDDIILNDSTKYKILFSYLKKKEKKKLIQSDGDNNIILQKDIFSSKTSDLVQIFSENLIKYNINLEIYNDKLYISLKFKDKIDPLIPYLKKEFFFKAKTEENVILLLAKKFEIYNTLMKSMYLKHKVNEYFKNNKKINDFFLNNNFEKNIDTYSNIVNTTFFSNSYNVNKLFKNNINKFRTEDKNIIIASKNGNEQRNDSNNVSEIKGNALSKKKTEQDQSQYLTKCYIKNNNNVELTKKTNQSNNNENFDGDIEHGQSIYEDSNKQSISISYNLLLEKNKNEFVNLNLKKRKTEKYISKEEYGVYENDNLKDIYKNQINDNNTMEKSEKEYFKINNIENIEQIKKIEIKMCETKEERRKLKEQMKLEKNEFLRIQKEEKKRKKEKKMLERKKMLELEKAYKKKLKEEKKIKQMQEKEREKQYKKFQREEKKKLKKKILKNQTDKTKQCANINNKYDTENNQYTSKINLIIGNDDNDNRLNEKPQWMEIKSPVKKKKIIIDMASCTPNNNVIEKNNYINLSDNKVKFSQTNDNINNISSYSNNTKRKKKLNTDLIYEEIEIRNVFDEDGQIKKKNILNNNKKIKINKNDHTQVYHDLVDTQGNDTLNTYHEIANLKNEYMARESDGLLLENDQKIIETNTQQKNTIEEKEIVTKIIKNNISYNNDSISSLFNQNQENNIYINKNKKNGIKSKMDELYHQNEMLNLKNTSSFQINHAKKMKGNINVETTNEFSGTKEKIKKDVKKNAKKKDVIHIPNNVIDKKIAMNIMAYKEETNNKETKKKIALFGQVKPRDIIKRGIYGYKAFQNNENLYVDVLIIGGGISGLAASYYLKKCNAKFLCIEGRNRIGGRAFTTQLPKRIVNNKVLPETIVDLGANYLHCCDNSDLLNENKKKKVKKKYTSKNSFKFNYTNIRDHNNINNIIKTMEIDEIEKNLENSISQFTEGYEKLIKEFIKPPIYKCSNSLNNNKDCVNIDNNANFKDENDIECIQCEKENWHSDFDYIGRKKEKDLNKKKLKKNILFMIRNNVDNICEFYENYYYKNEKKDIYQFFKIIDENIYFYANLSDDNTYSIPNKNKYNHSKIIKNKQLKVLTVNKDTRKRREYDKSVTKLAEKLKPKIALVCGKDNWESTFYAYWYNNENGKKIKNFKIYRMNLLCDKIRIRAARKIKNYLFINDDTYDNQYVTNKNDAYNADSIAYNNLIFNNTNDNNSNNNSNNSSNNNNSNNNNNNLTHKMVDNIDDNTGNANSNQTESFNSFKNEYSNKGDTEITSDLYIKNEKKEKENFNIYHNRVNEIKNNFQKYINNNIKLLNPHTTQEVYNSALKKDSLVEYVDDQFEWDEINGINKKKKNAKEKNNEEEEEMCENDKPNNNINENTNGKVDIINNSKKKSIGEVSELKINNGNNFISIKNRPKIKNSPNSKSGNIKTKNLTTNLDTLFYDKNAIIYDNYYNYGEEYYNIVKEPNKYNEQNKKKKYNINDTCLYKNVGSNDNTDNEKSCGKINKKKKKKSMWDLLMECTEEIFTEMDLNQENYSIEEWKMLMVALQSRYGYGGDLRNTSIAMSRLPSSGYMDIDICPNYGSKNYILKNMKYYDKIKKNEQVPHICQFKDNTSADKIVLDGWKWIIDYLSENIQNNIFINTVAELVQIKNPTNSANSNRDQNHIYIKSDSQNEDIDDNNCKKNASNSNHNSLQSYQYDDYNSAKQKNENIEFVKEKNNEEIDDFLNHQNFENFIDNKNCKKINENDKKRNDDSYVEANDNEYDYNSLKKEYKIPSNYGSYSAIVKCKCYDTSEKNVNKNFHGTSDLSNCKFKNINIHAKYIIVALPLGCLKENEEKKKNQIQSCLKFEPELHPLKIKALSNYKMGRHNKIILRFYPFNFIWPFDGLQINCIDQKFQYLNLHAYGKIGCILVHCFPPWSSTYGYIKKEYSIVNECLYNLSKMYENSGKKLPILVDYIITKWQDDTFSCGSYAYPDYKCNDNDIIYLRAPHPIHNPKVVFCGEYLSKSYFQCVDGAYDTGIRAAEDIAHIGLKLKSFDKKKYNTDIYFFPNDTCPFTNIPLPKVKRELLGFYITDGSDEALSDYESSSGEEDDTISNIPLSIIKEERNLLYSTLKNINNFFHQLKDENIRKRKNLRGNCKKKVRDNRISQTGIKIKNIKAQTNCMNNMSNLNGIVTDDSKNCYIKKSNTDLHYDDGCNKKELNNYDNSHKLNEQIIYSQYVSSNEIINLSHNIIPIKNNTENDISFAKYINSIDFYLDRYVIKFRDIIFHNYNGIELGNICDGVNVTKDLIKIGFSLSQSLPIILKRFDNFQFIIQKELCTMLKKVTPVLLPYFNNMNDKKNEFLSIAETHLNYILTSKEVINEIFYEQIKNILEKNNMTSQYSNNEDIDLSPNQYEETIYHNRNNYSSKEYCIIKNNVVEEDEKTGNNHIFNNDINNNINDVQTNIIYNKIILNDHNNINNADGNLEKHNNNYEQKIINENAKNDEKNTNPKGNINCMQLDMNNEKKKNMYIQNKQIYELNNYLKYVLNNIFMKNKYIEEYIANTNKNKIKLNSTCFLFFCCYVLQYIMKQINYDLSHKFSDFNIIIQLLCDYVYYLIFYKHEVLCYKCMNSGELILCDFLNCTNGWHYFCLFSKNDQEEKKLNNLWFCPNCLNGKLVKPSQRGYYNQNEIIQNYWKRRVYIYKIKFFLSRTRRIRKRLDLLEMELNKRIP, encoded by the exons atggtGGGATCAGAGTCAgaaggaaaatatatagaatacataaataaatatagtgAACTTGACAAAAATGAGGTTTCtgaaaaattcaaaaatcGAAATTCAAATGAAAGCCTATactttgaaaaatataaacaaaaagaTGATATTATTCTCAATGATtcaacaaaatataaaatattattttcatatttaaaaaaaaaagagaaaaaaaaattaatacaaaGTGATGgcgataataatataattttacaaaaagatatattttcctcAAAAACATCTGATTTAgttcaaatattttctgaaaatttaataaaatataatattaatttagaaatatataatgataaattatatatttcattaaaatttaaagatAAAATCGATCCTCTTATACCATATTTAAAGaaagaatttttttttaaagccAAAACAGAAgaaaatgttatattattattggctaaaaaatttgaaatatataatacctTAATGAAATCTATGtatttaaaacataaagttaatgaatattttaaaaataataaaaaaataaatgatttttttttgaataataattttgaaaaaaatatagatactTATAGTAACATTGTTAATactacatttttttcaaattcttataatgtaaataaattgtttaaaaataatattaacaaatttagAACAGAagataaaaacataattataGCATCAAAAAATGGGAATGAGCAACGAAATGATTCAAATAATGTTTCGGAAATTAAAGGAAATgctttatcaaaaaaaaagacagAACAAGATCAAAGTCAGTATTTAacaaaatgttatataaaaaataataataatgttgaattaacaaaaaaaacaaatcagtcaaataataatgaaaattttgatgGAGATATAGAACATGGCCAATCCATTTATGAAGATTCAAATAAACAATCAATAAGCATTTCTTATAATctattattagaaaaaaataaaaatgaatttgtcaatttaaatttgaaaaaaagaaaaacagaaaaatatattagtaaAGAAGAATATGGCGTTTATGAAAATGACaatttaaaagatatatataaaaatcagataaatgataataatacaatgGAAAAATCCgaaaaagaatattttaaaattaacaatattgaaaatattgaacaaataaaaaaaatagaaataaaaatgtgtgAAACGAAAGAAGAACGACGGAAACTAAAAGAACAAATGAAGTTGgagaaaaatgaatttcttagaatacaaaaagaagagaaaaaaagaaaaaaagaaaaaaaaatgcttgaaagaaaaaaaatgttagaATTGGAAAaagcatataaaaaaaaattaaaagaagaaaaaaaaataaaacaaatgcAAGAAAAGGAAAGagaaaaacaatataaaaaatttcaaagagaagaaaaaaaaaaattaaaaaaaaaaattttgaaaaatcaaacagataaaacaaaacaatgtgcaaatataaataacaaatatgaTACAGAAAACAATCAATATActagtaaaataaatttaatcaTTGGAAATGACGATAATGATAATAGGTTAAATGAAAAACCACAATGGATGGAAATAAAATCTccagtaaaaaaaaaaaaaattattatagaTATGGCTAGTTGCACACccaataataatgtaattgaaaaaaacaattatattaaCTTAAGTGATAATAAAGTAAAATTCTCTCAAACAAATgacaatataaataacatcTCATCTTATAGCAACAATactaaaagaaaaaaaaaattaaacacagatttaatatatgaagAAATAGAAATACGCAATGTTTTTGATGAAGATGggcaaataaaaaaaaaaaatattttaaataacaataaaaaaataaaaataaataaaaatgatcaCACACAAGTATACCACGATTTAGTGGATACCCAAGGGAATGACACTTTGAATACATATCACGAAATAgccaatttaaaaaatgaatacaTGGCTCGAGAAAGTGATGgattattattagaaaatgatcaaaaaataatagaaacAAACACACagcaaaaaaatactatagaggaaaaagaaattgtaacaaagataataaaaaataatataagttACAATAATGATAGTATTTCAAGTCTTTTTAACCAAAAtcaagaaaataatatctatattaataaaaataaaaaaaatgggataaaaagtaaaatgGATGAGTTATATCACCAAAATGAAAtgttaaatttaaaaaatacatcatcttttcaaataaatcatgcaaaaaaaatgaaaggCAATATAAATGTAGAAACAACAAACGAATTCAGTGGtacaaaagaaaaaataaaaaaagatgtaaaaaaaaatgcaaaaaaaaaagatgtAATACACATACCTAATAATgttattgataaaaaaatagctatgaatattatggcatataaagaagaaacaaataataaagaaactaaaaaaaaaatcgcTTTATTTGGTCAGGTAAAACCTCgagatataataaaaagagGTATATATGGTTATAAAgcttttcaaaataatgaaaatttatatgttgATGTTTTAATTATAGGAGGTGGAATATCTGGATTAGCCGcttcatattatttaaaaaaatgtaatgcaaaatttttatgtatagaAGGACGAAATAGAATTGGAGGTAGAGCGTTTACAACACAACTTCCAAAAAGAATagttaataataaagttCTTCCAGAAACAATAGTTGATTTGGGGGCTAATTATCTTCACTGTTGTGATAATTCtgatttattaaatgaaaataaaaaaaaaaaagtaaaaaaaaaatatacgtcaaaaaattcatttaaatttaattatacaaatataagggatcataataacataaataatattattaaaacaatGGAGATTGatgaaattgaaaaaaactTAGAAAATAGCATATCACAGTTTACTGAAggatatgaaaaattaattaaagaatttataaaacccccaatatataaatgttcAAATTCtttaaacaataataaagatTGTGTAAACATTGATAATAATGCAAATTTCaaagatgaaaatgatattgAATGTATCCAATGTGAGAAAGAAAACTGGCATAGTGATTTTGATTATATAGGAcgaaaaaaggaaaaagatttgaataaaaaaaaactaaaaaaaaatattttatttatgattAGAAATAATGttgataatatttgtgaattttatgaaaattattattataaaaatgaaaaaaaagatatatatcaattttttaaaattatagatgaaaatatatatttttatgcaaATTTAAGTGATGACAATACATATAGTATtcctaataaaaataaatataatcattctaaaattataaaaaataaacaactAAAAGTTCTGACTGTTAATAAAGATACGAGAAAAAGACGAGAATATGATAAATCCGTAACAAAATTAGCTGAAAAACTGAAACCCAAAATAGCTTTAGTATGTGGAAAAGATAATTGGGAATCTACATTTTATGCCTATTggtataataatgaaaatgggaaaaaaattaaaaattttaaaatataccGAATGAATTTATTGTGTGATAAAATAAGAATTAGAGCAGCtcgaaaaataaaaaattatctttttataaatgatgATACATATGATAATCAATATGttactaataaaaatgatgcTTACAACGCTGATAGTATTGCTTACAATAATCTAATTTTTAACAACacaaatgataataatagtaataataatagtaataatagtagtaataataataatagtaataataataataacaatttgACACATAAAATGGTCGACAATATTGATGACAATACTGGAAATGCTAATTCAAATCAAACTGAGAGCTTTAACAgctttaaaaatgaatatagcAACAAAGGTGATACAGAAATAACAAGcgatttatatattaaaaatgaaaaaaaagaaaaagaaaattttaacATCTATCATAATAGAGTaaacgaaataaaaaataactttcagaaatatataaataacaatataaaacTTTTAAATCCACACACTACCCAAGAAGTTTATAATTCtgctttaaaaaaagatagTTTGGTAGAATATGTAGATGATCAATTTGAATGGGATGAAATTAACggaattaacaaaaaaaaaaaaaatgcaaaagaaaaaaataatgaagaagaaGAGGAGATGtgtgaaaatgataaaccaaataataatattaacgAAAATACTAATGGAAAAgtagatataataaataattcaaaaaaaaaatcaattgGTGAAGTATCCgagttaaaaataaataatgggaataattttatttcgataaaaaatagaccaaaaataaaaaattcacCAAATTCCAAAAgtggaaatataaaaacaaaaaatttaacGACAAATTTAGAcacattattttatgacAAAAACGCAATCatttatgataattattataattacggagaagaatattataatattgtcAAAGaaccaaataaatataatgaacaaaataaaaaaaaaaaatacaatattaatgatacgtgtttgtataaaaatgtgGGTAGTAATGATAATACAGATAATGAAAAGTCATGTGGAAaaatcaataaaaaaaaaaaaaaaaaaagtatgtGGGATTTATTAATGGAATGTACAGAAGAAATATTCACTGAAATGGATTTAAATCAAGAAAATTACTCAATTGAAGAGTGGAAAATGCTAATGGTAGCTTTACAATCAAGATATGGCTATGGTGGTGATTTAAGAAACACATCTATTGCAATGTCAAGACTTCCATCTTCTGGTTATATGGATATAGACATATGCCCAAATTATGGCagtaaaaattatatactaaaaaatatgaaatattatgataaaataaaaaaaaacgagcAAGTACCCCACATTTGTCAATTTAAAGATAATACCAGTGCTGATAAAATTGTACTTGATGGATGGAAATGGATAATTGATTATTTATCagaaaatatacaaaataatatttttattaatacgGTAGCGGAGCTtgttcaaataaaaaatccaACAAATTCAGCGAATTCAAACAGAGACCAAAAccacatttatattaagaGCGACTCCCAAAATGAAGATattgatgataataattgcaaaaaaaatgcttcAAATAGTAACCATAATAGCTTACAATCTTATCAATATGACGATTACAATTCtgcaaaacaaaaaaatgaaaacataGAATTCGTTAAAGAAAAgaataatgaagaaatcGATGATTTTCTAAATCATCAAAATTTTGAGAATTTTATtgacaataaaaattgtaagaaaataaatgaaaacgataaaaaaaggaatgATGATTCATATGTCGAAGCAAATGATAATGAATATGATTACAATAGTTTAAAGAaggaatataaaatacCTAGTAATTATGGTAGTTATAGTGCTATAGTTAAATGCAAATGTTATGATACTTcggaaaaaaatgtaaataaaaattttcatgGTACTTCTGATTTAAGTAAttgtaaatttaaaaacataaatattcatgctaaatatattattgttgcCTTGCCACTTGGAtgtttaaaagaaaatgaagaaaagaaaaaaaatcaaatacaATCCTGTTTAAAATTTGAACCTGAATTACATCCCCTTAAAATCAAAGCACTCagtaattataaaatggGAAGGcataacaaaattattttacgattttatccatttaattttatatggCCATTTGATGgtttacaaataaattgtaTAGATCAAAAATTccaatatttaaatttacaCGCATATGGTAAAATTGGGTGTATTTTAGTACATTGTTTTCCACCTTGGTCATCTACATATggttatattaaaaaagaatattcTATAGTTAATGAATgcttatataatttaagtAAAATGTATGAAAATAGTGGAAAAAAGCTACCTATTCTAGttgattatattataacaaaATGGCAAGACGATACATTTTCATGTGGCTCTTATGCATATCCGGATTATAAATGTAATGATaatgatattatatatttaagaGCGCCCCACCCTATACATAATCCTAAAGTTGTTTTTTGTGGCGAATATTTATCGAAAAGTTATTTTCAGTGTGTAGATGGTGCATATGATACTGGTATTAGAGCAGCAGAAGATATTGCGCATATAGGATTAAAATTGAAAtcttttgataaaaaaaaatataatactgatatatattttttcccaaATGATACATGTCCATTTACAAATATACCATTACCTAAAGTAAAAAGAGAGCTATTAGGATTTTACATAACTGATGGAAGTGATGAAGCATTATCAGATTATGAAAGTTCTTCTGGAGAAGAAGATGATACTATATCGAATATTCCTTTATCGATTATAAAAGAAGAACGTAACTTATTATATTCtacattaaaaaacattaataattttttccaccaattaaaagatgaaaatattagGAAAAGGAAAAATTTACGAGGAAATTGTAAAAAGAAAGTTAGAGATAATCGAATTAGCCAAACtggtataaaaataaaaaatattaaagcTCAAACAAATTGTATGAATAATATGAGCAATTTAAATGGAATAGTAACAGATGattcaaaaaattgttacatcaaaaaaagtaatacCGATTTGCATTATGATGATGGATGCAATAAAAAAGAGTTAAACAATTATGATAATTCACACAAACtaaatgaacaaataatatattctcAATATGTTTCTTCaaatgaaattattaatttatctcataatataatacctataaaaaataatacagaaaatgatatatcattcgccaaatatataaatagtatCGATTTTTATCTTGATAGATATGTGATAAAATTTAgagatattatttttcataattataatgGTATTGAATTAGGGAATATTTGTGATGGTGTAAATGTAACCAaagatttaataaaaattggaTTTTCTCTATCACAATCATTGccaataatattgaaacGATTTGATAACTTtcaatttattatacaaaaGGAATTATGCACAATGCTTAAGAAAGTTACGCCTGTTCTTTTACCCTATTTCAATAATATGaatgacaaaaaaaatgaatttttatcaattgCCGAAACACAtcttaattatattttaacatCGAAAGAAGtgataaatgaaatattttatgaacaaataaaaaatattttagaaaaaaataatatgactAGCCAATATAGTAATAATGAAGATATCGATTTATCTCCTAATCAATATGAAGAAACCATCTATCACAACAGAAATAATTATTCATCAAAAGAGTAttgtattataaaaaataatgttgtAGAAGAAGACGAAAAAACGGGGAACAATCATATATTcaataatgatataaataataatattaatgatgtgcaaacaaatattatatacaataaaattatactGAATGATCATAATAACATAAACAATGCAGATGGAAATTTGGAGAAAcacaataataattatgaacaaaaaataataaatgaaaatgcaaaaaatgatgaaaaaaatacaaatccAAAAGGAAATATCAATTGTATGCAGTTAGACAtgaataatgaaaaaaagaaaaatatgtacattcaaaataagcaaatatatgaattaaataattatttaaaatatgttttaaataatatatttatgaaaaataaatatatagaagaATATATTgcaaatacaaataaaaataaaattaaattaaactCAActtgttttctttttttttgttgctatgttttacaatatataatgaagcAAATTAATTATGACTTATCACACAAATTTAGtgattttaatataattattcaGTTATTATGtgattatgtatattatttaatattttataaacacGAAGTCTTATGTTATAAATGCATGAATAGTGGTGAATTAATTTTGTgtgattttttaaattgtacAAATGGTTGGCactatttttgtttattctCAAAAAATGATCAGGAAGAAAAAAAGTTGAATAATTTGTGGTTTTGCCCAAATTGTCTCAACGGAAAATTAGTAAAACCTTCTCAA AGAGGTTATTATAATCAGaatgaaataatacaaaattattgGAAAAGAAGAGtttacatttataaaataaaattttttttgtcgaGAACTCGCAGAATTCGAAAAAGATTAGATTTACTTGAAATGGAactaaataaaagaattcCATAA